In Malania oleifera isolate guangnan ecotype guangnan unplaced genomic scaffold, ASM2987363v1 ctg839, whole genome shotgun sequence, the genomic stretch GGTATATTGAATTAAATATCATTCAGATGGTTCCATTGAACGTTATAAAGCCCGTTTAGTAGCTAAAGGATACACTCAATGTAAAGGTCTAGATTACATTGAAACTTTTTCCTTAGTTGCTAAGCTTGTTAGTGTTCGGTGTTTACTTGCAGTTGCTGCCTCTCGGAATCTTTTTCTTCATTAGCTTGATGTAAATAATGCCATTCATCATGGTGAATTGTCTGAGGAAGTATATATGCAGCTTCCTCCTGGTTTTGCAGTTCAGGGGGCGAATATGGTTTGTAGATTAAATAAAagtttgtatggtttaaaacaagcttcaCGTCAATGGTTTTCCAAGTTGTCATTAGCCCTTTTATCTTATGGTTTCATTCAATCGAAGGCTGATTTCTGCCTATTTACCATTATTACTGATATTGATTTTACAGCTCTTCtcatatatgttgatgatattatagtTGCTAGTTCCAATATGTCTTGCATCTCTGCCTTTAAATCATTTCTTGATGAGAAGTTTAAGATTAAGGATCTTGGTTCCTTACGCTATTTCTTGGGTTTGGAGGTAGCTAGTTCTTTAAAGGGTATTTCTCTTTGCCAGCGGAAATATGCCTTAGACATTTTGCAAGATTTAGGTCTTTTAGGATGTAAGCTTGTTGATTTTAAATATGTCCTTTAGTTTTCTAATTTCCTTCTTTATGAATCACACAATATAAGTTTTATTAGCAACTGGTAAGTGTATTTGGACTAAATTTCCTCCTTTTTCTCTTTGTGACAAAATCAATTAAGTGTGGACACTgagaataaaattaaaattaaaaaaaaaaatacaagtttCCTATACTCATTAAAATCAATGAGAGAAAATTGCCAGAGAGGTAATCACGAGAATTACTTCACCGACTTTATTTGGCTATATGGTGAAGTCATTAGTTTTCATTTTTCACTCAAACAAAAGGATTGAAGAAATATAAAGTATAGAATTTAATTTTAAAAGGAAGAGGAAGGAatactcaatttaaaattttagcaTGAAACTTGTTCGAATGCTCGAGGGAAAAGGGGGAAATAAAACCTGCACAATTAAAATTTGCCCTTTCAATTAAGGAGAAGTCGTTTGTTTTTGTATGTTACAATTTTAGGTTTAGGGACAACCTTTTCTGTCATCCCCAATTTACTAAACAACTAAGGGACAAACTTCAAATGGTTCTCCTTTtgtctccaaatttttttttttctttttctttacagAATATTATTTTTCCCATTTACTCAAAAAATTTTAGAACTTCAAAAATATTCTTGTGATATTTGTTTCCTATGTAGAGGTGATTGGacttttataatatttgagaaggTAGCAATTTTATGATTTCAGCcctatttttttcatttaaaatttttttttggcaagctgcatacatacctacatatatatatatatatatatatatatatatatatataggaattaTTGGAGCATAAATAGGCTTGCAAACCTATCAatccttttcaaaattttcacctaAACTTTCATTCCTCTCATATATGTTTTGGTTGAACTTGAGTAATCAAAATTCAATAccttttaaatttctatttcttACCAAGCCAAAAAATTTTGGATGAATTTCGTCCACTCCCATCAACTCTCATTACAAAGTTGCATCATACACAATTTTAAAATGGAACTCATTTACACAAATAAAACTGCCCAAAAAAAGGCGCACACAAATTGAACAATTGTAGTGGCACCTAAAATCGAGCTCAACGGGCTCAAGCTGACAGGTTAAAAGCACAAACTTCGCTCTTTCTATCAGGAGCTTGAGCTTGAGCTTGACCTTGACCTTGGACGGTACAGACGATGACAGCGAAGATGAAAATGGTGATGATGTACATTTCTAAGTTCAGAATAGGAATGATGCAATAGGCACAGTTCCCTGCATAGCAGCAAGCGAAAATGATGATGATGCAATACGAACTGGTTTGCAAAATAATGCTGTGAGAAGTTGAATTTCAccaattaaaaaaatactaataatgcAGAAAATATGAATGAATAAATTGTAGTGCAGAAGGATACGAGATTAATGCAGAGGGGTTCAAAGTGCTTGCAAAGAACAATATAAATCCCAGAACAGAGCCTATGTATCAAATGATTTAATGGCTGATGGGTAAGACCAAGATTACACCAACTTGATGAAAAATGCTAAGAAAGAAATCCAAACCCAATTTGCAGTCTTTAAGAAGCAAAGGAGAAGCCAAAATGAAGAAGGCCGGGGAAATAGAAGGCAGGACATGACAGTAAATATGCGTATAGGTTCATAAAGACTCTGGAATAAtgtttaaataaagaaaaaaaatagattaCCTCCGTGCAGTTCACATGCCACACGCTCACCTGCACCGTCGGCTTGCTGCATTTCCCCTCTCCCTCCAAGCTCACTGCCACGAACCCTCTGTACATACAGGATACGGCAAGGCCACAGCTCTGCCCGTACTTGGATTTCTGGCCTACTGGGTTACTGGGGAGGGGATGGATTGTTATTTATTTGTTAATTGTTAACTTGATTTGACTTGACAGAGTgccttaaaaaaaattatgtcatGTTTCAAACAATTTTAAATAAACAAATCATATCTTTAAATGAGTAACCCGTTTATTAAAACGGACCGGTGTGGGTTTACATGGTTGTGATCCGTTTAACCTCGACCTCATTACGACACGACCCATTTATGACCCGGCCCATTTGTGACCTGACCGGACCCGGCCTGTGAACCCATTTTGCCCCCCATACCCAAAATGCAGCCTGAACTGCTGAACAAACTACTTTGTGGGTATAATTATAACCACTGTCATTCCTCATCAGCCTGTCTGATCAAACTTCCTATTTAAGTTTAAGCCAACCCAGGGATGGGTGCTTCAAAACTTCAAAGCTATTAGCTAAGGAGTATCTAGTCCGCCCTTTCCTTCAGCTACCATAGTGATCTGAGAAAACTCGTTTCTTCAACAAATCTGTAATTCCtcttcaaaaatatatattatttctcCACTGCCAAAGCTGCCAAGCTGTGACTCCGATTTGTTCAAATTAGCCTTTTATTAGAAAAATTTATGATAAAACAGACTAGGGATATATTCCATCAGGGCCAGGCCAAGAGTTTAATATCATTAATTTGAAACACAATTTCTCACTTAAAAATAACAGCACCAGTTAGATGCCTGTAAGGAATACACATTCTAAATGgaattaaaaaaatcattgcctactttttttaaaaaaataataaaatggaatgATATTGGATATAAATATCAACATTCTGGCATCTACATAGCACCCAGATACCCCCTGCAATGCCTTGAATTTCTTGCCATGCTCTTTTGAAGCCAAGTTTCTTCACAGCCTTTTCAGCTCTTATACTGCTAATCCTAGTTTCTAGGAGAACCTCCATATTCAGGTCATGACATGCATTAATTTCTTAGTTCTTTCAGCATGCAAGGAGATCTCTTATCACCTGCACTTCTAAGATTCCAAAGAAGACCCTTCGTTGACAAGTTAAGAAAAGAAAAGGACGTGGACTATGTCCTATGGCAGGACCGGTCAATTTCCATTAATCCCAAACCAACACATGTATAATTTTTTTCACCTCATCACTCTTTACTGCATATGTTTTCTCCACCATGGAGTCTGCATTCTCATCCTCATCTCTAGGACCAGCTGAAGGCTTCACTCCATGCTCTAATGAATCAGGTGGTCGTGGAAGCAGTGAAGTTTTCACCCAAAGCATCCATTACCTTCCATCCCTTCTGATTAGAATTTAGCATAACCTCCCATTGTTCATTAGATCACCTGTGCAAGAATTATTTATGTTCTTAAATCTCAACTCTTCAATCAAGATTTTAGCTGTCTTAAGATGGCAAGGTTGGAGCACACCCGGCCATAGCAAGAATCTCACTCacaaaatttaaatgcataaacTGATTCATAGACTATAGATTTACCTAGTTTGTGCTAAAATTGAATTACTAGAATGGAAATacgtatgatttaaattttcaaccaCCAAGAGGATGTTCATAATGACTTACAAAGCTAAAATATGCGACCATGACTTGAAAAGTTACCTTTTACATCAGCCATGTTTGTCAACATATGAAATTGCTTATTAATATTTAGTAGCTGATTTATAAATTGGACACATGAGAGTCAAAtgtagaaatttatatatataaaaaagctAATTTCCATTTATGAGTGGAAAAGTTAGTGTGCATATGCCAAACACTTCCCAAATTTAAAGAGCTGAAAAATATCTTCACGATTGATCTACCAATACCTTCGGTTTTGCATAATCTAACCTCTGTTTTGTTCATTAGAAGATTCATAGTGAAGACGTGAGGAATTAGTGCAAAACTGAAAATATGGTAGGAGTGTAAATCTGCTTTGttcattaaaaaattaagaaagtcaatCTCTGTCACTCTCTCTCCTTATTAATTATTGCAATTACAGTAAATCAAAGAATGAAAATCTATATTTTTTCCTGATTTTATAATCTTCAAACATTATGTATGTTTCTTTTATAGCTTATTAGCCAGAAGTGTGAatatttatatgttttaccattTTAATTTGGAAGCCTAGCTGCTGCAAGAAAAGTTTGGGTGCTGATTATTTTTTCTGTTTGATTATGCATGCTTGAAGAGTTTGTAATGCTAGGAAAGAAAACTACAAGATGATTTCAGGATCATTTTACATACCTAAAGACAACCCCTCAAAACCTTATGGAGAAGATGCTCACTTCATTTGTGCTGAGGAGCAGACCATTGGTGTGGCAGATGGTGTTGGGGGTTGGGCCAAGAGAGGTATAGATGCGGGCGAGTATGCTAGACAGCTCATGAAGAACTCTGCTATTGCAGTAATTTTTAATGAGCCGACAGGCGACGTCGATCCAAAAAGAGTTCTAAATCAAGCTTACGCAAGTACCAAGGCTGAAGGATCATCCACTGGTTGCATAATTGCCCTTAAAGGCAAAGTAAGCACACTGGCATAGAAATGCAAATTCATTTCTTAATTACTTAAtagtttctaaaaatatttttacaggaaagttaattaactaatcaaaATAAACACATATGCTGCAGTGTATACATGCTGCAAACGTGGGAGATAGTGGATTTATGGTCTTCAGAAAGGGTGAAATGATATTCAAATCACGAGCACTGCAACGTGGTTTCAACCGCCCATACCAGCTCGGAAATGGAAAAGGATGTGATAGTCCAAGTGATGCTGAGGTTTGTCATACTATAAACTATGCTTTAGTTGAAGTAATTCAAGATTGATTATTAATTTCTGAATGCATGCAAGAGTATTGATTATTAAATTCTGTATGCATGCAGGAGGTGGTAGTAGCAGTAGAACCAGGAGATGTCATTGTTACTGCAACAGATGGATTGCTTGACAACATGCTCCAAACAGAGATGGAATATATCATAAAGCACTCTGGAGAAAAGGAAGGGCCTCAGCAATTGGCATGGACCTTGGTGGCCGTCGCATTTTACAATTCAACAGACAAAAATGCAGTTACGCCCTTTGCAAGAGCTTCCAAGCAAGCAGGACGAAACCATAAAGGAGGCAAAATTGATGATATAACAGCTGTCGTGTCCTATGTTTTTAGTGAGTTAGATTGACGTGGTTCAATAAATTCTTGTCTTAGGAGTCGATAGTAGGGATAGAGGTATGTGTTTTACAATTGGCATGGACTTTGGTGGCCGTCGCATTTTACAACTCAACAGACAAAAATGCAGATATGCCCTTTGCAAGAGCTTCCAAGCATGCAGGACAGAACCATAAATGAGGCAAAATTGATAATATAACAGCTGTCGTGTCCTATGTTTTAAGTGATTTAGATTGACGTGGTTCAATAAATTCTTGTCTTAAGAGTTGATAGTAGGGAAAGAAGTATGTGGTTGTTCTAGTATGCAAAGTTTCAATTCTAAGCTGTGCAAATACATTTTCTCTCGTTGTTATATGGCAAAGTTATCACAGCAAAAATGCATGTAATGAGGACGTATGACATAGTGAAATCAATATTGAATGAGAATAACAAAAAATCCTATATTTTGATCAGCAGTTCTACAACTATCTCGTTTCTATCATGTTATAATATCAACCTGAATTATCTACTTCACTTCTTTCCAGTCATTCCTAGTTAATTGCAAGTATTAGGAATGATTGGAAAATGAGAAAGTACTCCTATCTTTGAGTGCCTGATCTCAGTGGGCAATTCACATTTTTTTAATCATGCAAGTAGTATGCCAAAGAGGTCAAGGGCAAAAGGGGAAAACACAGATTAAGCACTAGAGAACATGCATAGAAGTAAAGTACAATGGTCAAAATGTAGATTaagcttttttgttttttgttttttgttttttgtttttttgaagcTTTCTTTCAACAACTAGATGGTAAATATGAGGCATAATTTAGAATCTTCATTCAAAAGAATTACCTGATATGACAATGAGTATTTAATCATCCACCCTCCTTTGATAATGACCTTTTCACCTTTTGCTTTCTTGACCATACGGCTTCCATGTCTTTCATTGAAAGCATgctgaaataacaacttttctgACTCTTTGATTTGAGCTGCCCATGATAAATCTCAAGTAAAAATCAATGATATAGGTCAGTATccataaaaatttgaatttgccCCTACATTTTATATCTCATAGGAATACTGATCCAGAAAGTACAGTGATTGAAGTCCATTTCGctcatctttatttttcattctCCCGAATCCCTTTTTGGTTTATGGGACTGCTTTTTCCACCACCTTCAAAACTTGCTTCGACAATTGAAACACCAATATCACTATCCTATGGCCATAAACAGATGGCAAACACCTCAAAGTGGTAACTGCTTGGCGTATCACAGCTTGGCCTTATAGTCTTATACAACAGCTTGAAGCCTCACTGATCCCTTCAATGTGATTTCTTCAGGTGAGTATATTTTCTGTCCACAGAGTTTTGCAGGGAGTTGATTTGTGATTTGGCTAGCGTATCTTTGACTTCCAATGAGAAGAACTTGTTATTTTGGTCATCCAGCTGTAGCCAATTTAACCTTGCTTTTTGTTTCAACATTTTTTTCTAGCCTACAGCAAGGTCCATAGTTCCTCTGTTTTTTAATTGACAGTTTCACAGTTAGGATGTTTGGATTTAGTGAGATATATCAAGCTGAGATTTGTTCAATTCTTCTAGAGCAATAGGGATTCCTAAATTCAAACTGGAAAAATGGCGGCAATTCAACATTCAGTCTTTTGGGGAGGAAAGAGCGGATTCTGAATAGGCCAGAACTCTATCAAGTTTCCTAGCTATGAAACCATAAGTTCTCTTGTTGGACCATGTGAAGGGGGACCAGTAAAAGGAACACCCTCCAGCATAGCAGAATGCATGAAGTTTTTGATATCTATATCCTAGGGAATAACTATTATTGGGTCATTGCTATCTGAACATTCCCTGATTATGTTAAGGCCCCCTAGGAGAAACCAAGGGGTTCTTTGAATGTTGGTTGCAAGTGTGCTTAGGTGTTCCAaggttttttttcctttcctgGATGGTCCTTGGGGCTTTTGGATGAATGAAAACCAAGTCATCTTACCCAAACCGACAATAATGGAGAGGCAATGATGCTTTTT encodes the following:
- the LOC131147236 gene encoding uncharacterized mitochondrial protein AtMg00810-like, with the protein product LDVNNAIHHGELSEEVYMQLPPGFAVQGANMADFCLFTIITDIDFTALLIYVDDIIVASSNMSCISAFKSFLDEKFKIKDLGSLRYFLGLEVASSLKGISLCQRKYALDILQDLGLLGCKLVDFKYVL
- the LOC131147234 gene encoding probable protein phosphatase 2C 55 → MISGSFYIPKDNPSKPYGEDAHFICAEEQTIGVADGVGGWAKRGIDAGEYARQLMKNSAIAVIFNEPTGDVDPKRVLNQAYASTKAEGSSTGCIIALKGKCIHAANVGDSGFMVFRKGEMIFKSRALQRGFNRPYQLGNGKGCDSPSDAEEVVVAVEPGDVIVTATDGLLDNMLQTEMEYIIKHSGEKEGPQQLAWTLVAVAFYNSTDKNAVTPFARASKQAGRNHKGGKIDDITAVVSYVFSELD